Proteins found in one Neodiprion lecontei isolate iyNeoLeco1 chromosome 6, iyNeoLeco1.1, whole genome shotgun sequence genomic segment:
- the LOC107225218 gene encoding spectrin beta chain isoform X5, producing the protein MTTDISVVRGGWDPTLQQEIVDEYEYDGGNSSSRLFERSRIKALAGERESVQKKTFQKWVNSHLVRCSCRIGDLYVDLRDGKMLIKLLEILSGERLPRPTKGKMRIHCLENVDKALQFLREQRVHLENMGSHDIVDGNPRLSLGLIWTIILRFQIQDITIEETDNQETKSAKDALLLWCQMKTAGYHNVNVRNFTTSWRDGLAFNAIIHKHRPDLIHFDKLSKSNAIYNLNNAFNVAEDKLGLTKLLDAEDIFVDHPDEKSIITYVVTYYHYFSKMKQETVQGKRIGKVVGIAMENDRMIHDYESLTSDLLRWIEGTIEALGDRRFANSLVGVQTQLSQFSNYRTVEKPPKFVEKGNLEVLLFTLQSKMRANNQKPYTPKEGKMISDINKAWERLEKAEHERELALREELIRQEKLEQLAARFNRKASMRETWLSENQRLVSQDNFGFDLAAVEAAAKKHEAIETDIFAYEERVQAVMAVSQELEAENYHDIDRINARKDNVLRLWNYLLELLKARRVRLECSLQLQQNFQEMLYILDSMEEIKMRLLTDDYGKHLMGVEDLLQKHSLVEADINVLGERVKAVVQQSQRFLEQGEDYRPCDPTIIIERVQQLEDAYAELVRLAVERRARLEESRNLWQFYWDMADEENWIKEKEQIVSTGDIGHDLTTINLLLSKHKALENEIQSHEPQLMSVAAVGDELISQHHFGSDRIKERLQEILGMWNHLLDLAAFRRKRLEEAVDYHQLFADADDIDIWMLDTLRLVSSEDVGRDEANVQSLLKKHKDVTDELKNYATTIEQLHQQASQLGEHDSKSPKVLERLASIDSRYKELLELAKLRKQRLLDALSLYKLFSESDGVEQWIGEKNRMLETMVPAKDIEDVEIMKHRYDGFEKEMNANASRVAVVNQLARQLLHVEHPNSEQIVARQNELNQKWAELREKAEGKREALNSAHGVQTFHIECRETVSWIEDKKRILQQTDSLEMDLTGVMTLQRRLSGMERDLAAIQAKLNALEKEAQSIEQEHPDEAAVIRERITQIHTMWEQLTQMLKERDAKLEEAGDLHRFLRDLDHFQTWLTKTQTDVASEDTPTSLADAEKLLTQHQNIKEEIDNYTDDYQKMMDYGERLTSEAGDGDTQYMFLRERLNALKMGWEELHQMWANRQNLLSNSLNLQVFDRDARQAEVLLSQQEHILTKDETPTNFEQAENMIKRHEAFMTTLEANDDKINSVVQFAGRLVEEGHFAADKVKKKADAINDRRNANHEKANQVMDKLKDQLQLQMFLQDREELVEWVQEKHITAQDETYRSAKTVHSKWTRHQAFEAEIASNKDRLQQLQQAADELIQLKPELAEIIKPKVEELCDQFEELETTTKDKGERLFDANREVLIHQTCDDIDSWMNELEKQIESTDTGSDLASVNILMQKQQMIETQMAVKARQVTELDKQAEHLQRTVPDEKMEEIKCKKEKVAQRFEQLKAPLTDRQRQLEKKKEAYQFRRDVEDEKLWIAEKMPQATSSEYGNSLFNVHMLKKKNQSLRTEIENHEPRINSVCKNGQKLIDEGHEDSAEFTQRISDLSDKWRELKDAVDNRNKHLLQNEKAQQYFFDATEAESWMSEQELYMMVEDRGKDEISAQNLMKKHESLEHAVEDYADTIRQLGETARQLINDQHALSDQIAVKQSQVDKLYAGLKDLAGERRAKLDEALQLFMLNREVDDLEQWIAERELVAGSHELGQDYDHVTLLWERFKEFARDTETIGSERVAAVNGIADSLIATGHSDAATIAEWKDGLNEVWQDLLELIETRTQMLAASRELHKFFHDCKDVLGRILEKQNAMSDELGRDAGSVSALQRKHGNFIQDLFTLQSQVTQIQDESSKLQASYAGDKAREITNREAEVVAAWNNLQSLCEGRKAKLEDTGDLFRFFNMVRTLLIWMDDVVRQMNTSEKPRDVSGVELLMNNHQSLKAEIDTREDNLTACLDLGKDLLARNHYASVQIKEKLLALTDHRNALLHRWEERWENLQLILEVYQFARDAAVAEAWLIAQEPYLMSQELGHTIDDVENLIKKHEAFEKSAAAQEERFSALQRLTTSECPDKECGLYPPVLEFSHKLIFTPECPPSSKIPITQPKKYLKSQGEIVRDIILYCDRFIMPDTMQRRECTSTGTKIIYPNAINYRTDKTKPSKSFLWSSSWNSTSKTSQGSSGSQPVSPYAEFTDVPVFDDEIVTSNERKTLRRISTISAHKPEFFRLHSTPEITDLTVLNPRKYCVSNSSSDTEYSEIIDTACVPEKRTKSSTSIDVSHSVMIHNLVDTDNEFNHKHVNVELKTQLVKPTDTQMNEYGLEAYLRDKKSEKALAEISLNDELSSEDRHSLDLEKSITNIRKLRLEIGAFTDDLIKADLDPSELLILAERCFCNEDNSIRSFNHLMQVKFNDHDYMSLKSRAMPPNSSNLLTNETSSVRERSKSLLGPKDKFKKSSNLNKVDPNLSAISDSEKSFPSQDHSFSLDNVTLENNVTQFELRELKRQEQEREEEERREQEEAAAAEAAKLAKATPATSPDEPPSDRVDGDGNQSGEQAGEEDGHVALRKPSTRSPQTQEKPKEEQRSPGDDEFEGTLTRKHEWESTTKKATNRSWDKLYMVVRGQNLVAYKDQKSYKAAADQPYKGEPPLDLRGASVQVASEYTKKKHVFRVKSQSGADFLFQAKDDAEMLEWVSVLNQAAQGVSGASTSRAHTLPAPTQAETKRRSFFTLKKN; encoded by the exons GTGGTGTCAAATGAAGACTGCTGGATATCACAATGTAAATGTTAGGAACTTCACAACATCTTGGCGAGACGGTCTTGCGTTCAATGCCATAATACACAAACATCGTCCAGATTTGATCCACTTTGACAAGCTATCGAAATCAAACGCGATCTACAATTTAAACAATGCTTTCAATGTCGCAGAGGATAAATTAGGTCTAACAAAATTGTTAGACGCAGAGGATATTTTTGTTGATCATCCTGACGAAAAGTCTATAATAACTTATGTTGTGACCTACTATCACTACTTCTCGAAAATGAAGCAGGAGACCGTTCAAGGTAAACGAATTGGTAAAGTTGTCGGAATTGCCATGGAGAACGATAGAATGATTCACGATTATGAAAGTTTGACAAGTGATTTACTTAGATGGATCGAAGGAACAATTGAAGCTTTGGGTGATCGTCGTTTTGCTAATTCTCTTGTGGGCGTTCAGACTCAACTTTCACAGTTTTCCAACTACCGTACAGTAGAAAAACCACCTAAATTTGTAGAAAAGGGTAACTTGGAGGTGCTACTGTTTACACTGCAATCCAAAATGCGTGCCAACAATCAGAAACCCTACACACCCAAGGAAGGTAAAATGATTTCCGATATCAACAAAGCCTGGGAGAGATTAGAAAAAGCTGAACACGAGCGTGAATTGGCGCTCAGAGAAGAATTGATACGTCAAGAAAAATTGGAGCAATTGGCTGCAAGATTTAACCGAAAAGCCAGCATGAGAGAAACTTGGCTATCTGAAAATCAACGACTTGTATCGCAAGACAACTTTGGCTTCGATTTAGCAGCCGTAGAAGCTGCAGCTAAGAAACACGAGGCTATAGAAACTGATATATTCGCTTACGAAGAACGTGTGCAGGCAGTTATGGCTGTGTCTCAAGAGTTAGAGGCTGAAAACTACCACGATATAGACCGGATCAATGCCCGAAAGGACAATGTTCTAAGATTGTGGAACTACCTTCTGGAATTACTGAAAGCACGAAGAGTGCGGTTGGAATGTTCACTTCAATTACAACAGAACTTCCAAGAAATGTTGTACATTTTAGACAGTATGGAAGAAATTAAGATGCGATTGTTAACTGATGATTATGGTAAACATTTGATGGGCGTTGAAGATCTTCTTCAAAAGCATTCACTTGTTGAGGCCGACATCAATGTCTTAGGTGAGAGAGTTAAGGCTGTCGTACAACAAAGCCAAAGATTCTTAGAACAAGGAGAAGATTATCGTCCTTGCGATCCAACCATTATTATTGAACGAGTGCAACAACTTGAAGATGCTTACGCTGAATTGGTCCGCCTGGCTGTTGAGCGTCGAGCACGGCTTGAAGAATCTCGTAATCTTTGGCAATTCTATTGGGATATGGCTGACGAAGAGAATTGGATCAAGGAGAAAGAGCAGATTGTTTCTACGGGTGATATCGGTCATGACTTAACTACCATTAATTTACTTTTGTCCAAACACAAGGCCTTGGAGAACGAAATCCAATCTCACGAACCACAATTGATGTCAGTTGCTGCAGTGGGTGATGAATTGATTAGTCAACACCATTTCGGTTCTGATCGCATTAAGGAAAGATTACAAGAAATATTAGGCATGTGGAATCACCTGTTAGACTTGGCGGCGTTCAGACGCAAGCGGTTAGAAGAAGCTGTTGATTatcatcaattatttgctGATGCCGATGATATCGATATTTGGATGCTCGATACTCTGCGATTGGTATCGTCTGAGGATGTCGGTCGCGATGAAGCAAATGTGCAATCTTTGCTGAAAAAACATAAAGATGTCACTGATGAACTGAAAAATTACGCTACAACCATTGAACAGCTGCATCAACAAGCATCGCAACTTGGAGAACACGATTCTAAGTCTCCAAAGGTATTAGAAAGACTCGCCTCAATTGATTCGAGATACAAAGAGCTTCTGGAACTGGCTAAATTGCGCAAGCAAAGATTATTAGATGCCTTGTCTCTGTACAAGCTGTTCAGCGAATCGGATGGAGTTGAACAATGGATCGGAGAAAAGAACAGAATGTTGGAAACTATGGTTCCTGCCAAGGACATTGAAGATGTTGAGATAATGAAACACCGCTACGATGGCTTTGAGAAGGAAATGAATGCCAATGCTTCTCGCGTTGCTGTAGTTAATCAATTGGCTAGACAGCTACTACATGTTGAACATCCGAACTCAGAGCAGATTGTTGCACGTCAGAATGAATTGAATCAAAAGTGGGCCGAGCTAAGAGAGAAGGCTGAAGGCAAACGCGAAGCACTTAACTCTGCACATGGAGTACAAACCTTCCATATCGAATGTCGTGAGACCGTATCTTGGATCGAAGATAAGAAACGCATCTTACAGCAAACCGATAGCTTAGAAATGGACTTGACTGGTGTGATGACGCTACAACGTCGGCTTAGCGGTATGGAGCGTGACTTGGCAGCCATACAGGCGAAATTGAATGCACTTGAAAAAGAAGCGCAATCAATTGAGCAGGAACATCCTGATGAGGCTGCAGTCATTCGTGAACGAATCACCCAAATTCATACCATGTGGGAGCAATTAACTCAGATGCTTAAAGAACGCGATGCCAAACTCGAAGAAGCTGGAGATTTACATAGATTCTTGCGTGACCTTGATCATTTCCAGACTTGGCTTACCAAGACCCAAACAGATGTTGCCAGCGAAGATACACCCACAAGCCTTGCAGATGCTGAGAAACTGTTGACCCAGCATCAGAATATTAAGGAAGAGATTGACAACTACACGGACGATTATCAGAAGATGATGGACTATGGCGAGAGGCTAACAAGTGAGGCTGGAGATGGAGATACACAGTACATGTTCTTGAGAGAAAGATTGAATGCCCTGAAAATGGGCTGGGAAGAACTCCACCAAATGTGGGCAAATCGTCAAAATCTGTTATCGAATTCGTTGAACTTGCAGGTCTTTGACCGTGATGCTCGCCAAGCTGAAGTTTTGTTGTCTCAGCAAGAACATATCCTTACCAAAGATGAGACTCCGACGAACTTTGAACAAGCAGAAAATATGATAAAACGCCACGAAGCATTTATGACTACATTGGAAGCCAATGACGATAAGATCAACTCGGTCGTTCAATTTGCGGGCAGGTTAGTTGAGGAAGGCCACTTTGCGGCGGACAAAGTCAAGAAGAAGGCAGATGCAATAAATGATCGAAGAAACGCCAATCACGAAAAAGCTAATCAAGTGATGGACAAATTGAAGGATCAACTTCAGTTGCAGATGTTCTTACAGGATAGAGAGGAACTCGTTGAATGGGTACAGGAAAAACACATCACTGCTCAAGATGAAACTTATCGCAGTGCAAAAACGGTTCATAGCAAATGGACGAGGCACCAAGCGTTTGAAGCAGAAATTGCTAGCAATAAAGATCGTCTGCAACAACTGCAACAGGCTGCTGATGAGTTGATTCAATTGAAGCCTGAATTGGCTGAGATCATAAAGCCGAAAGTTGAAGAATTATGTGACCAATTTGAAGAGCTggaaacaacaacaaaagaCAAAGGAGAGAGACTATTCGATGCTAATCGTGAAGTCCTCATACATCAGACTTGCGATGATATCGACTCGTGGATGAATGAATTGGAGAAACAGATTGAAAGTACAGATACTGGATCTGATCTTGCCTCTGTCAATATTTTGATGCAGAAACAGCAGATGATAGAAACTCAAATGGCTGTGAAGGCTCGCCAAGTTACAGAGCTCGATAAACAGGCTGAACATTTGCAGAGAACAGTACCAGACGAGAAgatggaagaaataaaatgcaAGAAGGAGAAAGTTGCGCAAAGATTTGAACAGCTTAAGGCACCACTTACCGATCGACAGCGTCAGctggagaagaaaaaagaagcgtACCAATTCAGGCGTGACGTTGAGGATGAGAAATTATGGATTGCAGAAAAAATGCCACAAGCTACCAGTTCGGAATATGGTAATTCCCTCTTCAATGTTCAtatgttgaagaaaaagaatcaatCTCTCCGTACTGAAATCGAAAACCACGAACCAAGAATTAATTCTGTATGTAAAAACGGTCAGAAATTGATTGACGAGGGACACGAAGATAGTGCTGAATTCACTCAACGTATCTCCGATCTTTCGGATAAATGGCGCGAACTGAAAGATGCGGTTGACAACAGGAATAAGCATTTGTTACAAAACGAAAAGGCACAACAATACTTCTTCGACGCCACGGAGGCTGAATCGTGGATGAGCGAACAGGAATTATACATGATGGTTGAAGATCGTGGTAAAGACGAGATATCTGCGCAAAACCTAATGAAAAAACACGAGTCTTTGGAACATGCTGTCGAAGATTATGCCGATACCATCCGTCAGCTAGGTGAAACAGCAAGACAATTGATAAACGATCAGCATGCATTGAGTGATCAAATTGCAGTCAAACAATCCCAAGTTGACAAGCTATATGCAGGACTAAAAGATTTGGCTGGCGAACGCCGTGCCAAGCTAGACGAAGCCCTTCAATTGTTTATGCTAAACCGAGAAGTTGATGATTTGGAGCAATGGATAGCTGAGCGAGAATTAGTTGCAGGCAGTCATGAGTTAGGTCAAGATTACGATCATGTTACTTTGCTCTGGGAAAGATTCAAGGAATTTGCTCGTGACACAGAGACAATAGGATCGGAAAGAGTCGCAGCTGTAAATGGAATTGCAGATTCTTTGATTGCAACAGGACATTCGGATGCAGCTACAATTGCAGAATGGAAGGATGGCCTGAACGAAGTCTGGCAAGATTTGCTAGAGCTTATTGAAACACGAACTCAAATGTTAGCAGCTAGTCGTGAGCtacataaatttttccatgacTGCAAAGATGTTCTTGGAAGGATcttggaaaaacaaaatgcaaTGTCTGATGAATTGGGCCGCGACGCTGGCTCAGTTTCGGCACTTCAACGTAAACACGGCAACTTTATCCAAGACTTATTCACCTTACAGTCGCAGGTGACACAAATTCAAGATGAATCGTCTAAACTTCAAGCTAGCTACGCAGGGGATAAGGCTAGAGAAATCACGAATAGAGAGGCCGAAGTAGTAGCAGCTTGGAATAATTTACAATCTTTGTGCGAAGGACGTAAGGCAAAATTGGAAGACACCGGCGATTTGTTCAGATTCTTCAACATGGTTAGAACATTACTGATTTGGATGGATGATGTTGTTAGGCAAATGAACACTTCAGAAAAGCCCCGTGATGTATCAGGTGTAGAACTACTTATGAATAATCATCAAAGTTTGAAAGCTGAAATCGACACCAGGGAAGACAATCTTACTGCTTGTCTTGACCTAGGAAAAGATCTATTGGCAAGGAATCATTACGCTAGCGTCCAAATTAAGGAAAAACTACTAGCATTGACTGATCACAGAAATGCATTGTTGCACCGCTGGGAAGAAAGATGGGAGAATCTGCAGCTAA TTCTTGAAGTTTACCAATTTGCCAGAGATGCAGCTGTAGCAGAAGCTTGGCTTATTGCTCAGGAGCCATATCTCATGAGCCAAGAACTTGGG CATACAATCGACGACGTAGAAAATCTGATCAAGAAACATGAAGCTTTCGAAAAATCAGCTGCAGCACAAGAAGAAAGATTTAGTGCTCTACAACGACTCACAACG TCTGAGTGTCCTGATAAAGAATGCGGCCTGTACCCACCGGTGCTGGAATTTAGTCACAAATTAATCTTTACTCCGGAATGTCCTCCGTCATCTAAAATCCCTATAACACAACCCAAAAAATACCTCAAATCCCAAGGTGAGATTGTGCGTGACATTATTTTGTACTGTGACAGATTTATCATGCCTGATACGATGCAAAGACGTGAGTGTACATCTACAGGAACTAAAATCATTTATCCAAATGCTATAAATTATAGAACTGATAAGACAAAACCCTCCAAGTCTTTTCTATGGAGTTCTAGTTGGAATTCTACGAGTAAAACTTCTCAAGGTTCTTCTGGCAGTCAACCCGTATCACCTTATGCAGAATTCACAGATGTGCCTGTATTCGATGATGAGATTGTTACTTCCAACGAAAGAAAAACCTTAAGAAGAATCAGCACAATCAGTGCTCATAAACCAGAATTTTTCAGGTTACATTCCACTCCTGAAATTACGGATTTGACTGTATTGAATCCGAGGAAGTATTGTGTGTCAAACTCTTCCTCGGATACCGAATACAGTGAAATAATTGACACAGCTTGTGTTCCTGAAAAGAGAACGAAGAGTTCGACCAGTATTGATGTCAGTCATTCTGTAATGATCCACAACCTCGTGgatactgacaatgagttcaATCACAAACATGTAAATGTCGAACTAAAAACTCAACTAGTCAAACCCACAGATACACAAATGAATGAATATGGTCTGGAAGCATATCTTAGAGACAAAAAGTCAGAAAAAGCATTGGCTGAGATTTCTTTAAACGACGAGTTATCAAGTGAGGATAGGCATAGCCTAGACCTCGAAAAATCAATAACTAACATAAGGAAGTTACGTCTTGAAATTGGGGCATTTACGGATGATTTAATAAAAGCAGACCTTGATCCAAGTGAGTTGCTTATTTTAGCAGAGCGTTGTTTCTGTAATGAAGATAACAGTATTCGTAGTTTTAATCATTTAATGCAGGTAAAATTCAATGATCACGATTATATGTCATTGAAATCACGCGCAATGCCACCAAACTCCTCTAACTTACTAACGAACGAGACATCGAGTGTCCGTGAACGTAGTAAATCCCTTTTGGGTCCTAAAGACAAGTTCAAAAAAAGTTCTAATTTGAACAAAGTTGACCCAAACTTATCCGCTATCTCggattcagaaaaatcattcCCTTCCCAAGACCACTCCTTTTCTTTAGACAATGTAACCCTGGAAAACAATGTTACTCAA TTTGAGTTGAGAGAACTTAAACGACAAGAacaagaaagagaagaagaagaaaggcGTGAACAAGAAGAAGCTGCTGCGGCAGAGGCTGCGAAGTTAGCTAAAGCGACACCTGCCACCAGTCCTGACGAGCCACCCAGTGACAG AGTTGATGGCGATGGTAATCAAAGCGGGGAACAAGCTGGTGAAGAGGATGGTCATG TGGCACTACGCAAGCCTTCAACTAGATCGCCACAAACCCAAGAAAAACCCAAGGAAG AACAACGGAGTCCTGGCGATGACGAATTTGAAGGAACGTTAACGCGTAAACACGAATGGGAAAGCACAACAAAAAAAGCCACGAATCGATCATGGGACAAACTATATATGGTCGTACGTGGGCAAAATTTGGTAGCTTACAAAGATCAAAAATCCTACAAAGCTGCTGCCGACCAGCCATACAAAGGTGAACCACCTCTAGATCTTAGAGGTGCCTCTGTACAGGTCGCCAGTGAATACACCAAGAAGAAACATGTCTTCCGAGTCAa GTCTCAGAGCGGAGCAGACTTCCTATTCCAAGCTAAGGATGACGCAGAAATGCTTGAGTGGGTATCTGTGTTAAATCAAGCTGCACAGGGTGTATCTGGCGCGAGTACATCTAGAGCACATACTCTGCCAGCACCGACGCAAGCTGAAACCAAGCGGCGTAGTTTCTTCACACTCAAGAAAAA CTAA